From one Triticum aestivum cultivar Chinese Spring chromosome 4B, IWGSC CS RefSeq v2.1, whole genome shotgun sequence genomic stretch:
- the LOC123093484 gene encoding uncharacterized protein, whose translation MDRRASFASLSFAAPSIRIKIPDQLPTLFEPQKGTPNPRITRSRTTAADEAPPSPERRLTVLALQLAVLEKAASRLGTLAFIWATVVLLAGFAITLSPTDFWCITGLLLIEGTRILGRSHELEWQHHQASRTRPASRAAVRAFSWMQLLSASACVSLSLVRLIHQHYGGTEDARTNRAAALNIFYGLALAEALLFLIEKALWQWKVSHHRLLERVADDCNLAGACGQVAIRCFFYDSYSRCLNGSILDGLHMGLDSYADDLITAGSHDEQSLGASILVALAESDRFADATLRRIGVSAPTIERLIEMLSWKGASERDVRRSAAVVMSMLTGRKHIALRVTGIPGAIESVASLLYADLDELNILGLSILNKLAHDHDNCDKIGKTRGLLDKIISYSNIDHALAETTPRDMRIKSVKQSLSVVKRLASTTGNTGKLLRRELTDIVFTVSNIREVLQRRDKKVQLELHQMAIEILTSLAMDDEAREIIGETGSVVSVLVAMFLPAGFPTKECQHTDAVRVEAGEALAMLALENKKNCGEIIMALGGGVGRLVDALKDPVVIVGAARIMRNLCSYAGDEWQIPLRGVTTGAAKVLRSITVEKAKILSIFIGLAAQMLRFMEPAELRARLAAARVVDAVLARTLVQVLRDYSRPSMDVPRIRRYTIELAVAMMRLDARYVALFVELGMESELRSVAGTTSQLECFNVFSGSVGLSRRATSIRSLVTSALELMNKDWN comes from the coding sequence ATGGACCGTCGCGCTAGCTTCGCTTCCCTGAGCTTCGCCGCCCCGAGCATCCGCATCAAGATCCCCGACCAGCTTCCCACGTTGTTCGAGCCGCAGAAGGGCACGCCGAACCCGCGCATCACCCGCTcccgcaccaccgccgccgacgaagcaccaccgtcgccggagcgcCGCCTCACCGTGCTGGCCCTGCAGCTGGCCGTGCTCGAGAAGGCGGCGAGCCGGCTGGGCACGCTGGCCTTCATCTGGGCCACGGTCGTGCTGCTCGCCGGCTTCGCCATCACCCTGAGCCCAACCGACTTCTGGTGCATCACGGGCCTTCTCCTCATCGAGGGCACCCGCATCTTGGGACGTAGCCACGAGCTGGAGTGGCAGCACCACCAGGCCAGCCGGACCCgccccgcctcccgcgccgccgtccGCGCTTTCTCCTGGATGCAGCTGCTCTCGGCGTCAGCGTgcgtctccctctccctcgtccGCCTCATCCACCAGCACTACGGCGGCACCGAGGACGCCCGCACCAACCGTGCCGCAGCGCTCAACATCTTCTACGGCCTCGCGCTCGCAGAGGCGCTGCTCTTCCTCATCGAGAAAGCGCTCTGGCAGTGGAAGGTgagccaccaccgcctcctcgagcgcgTTGCCGACGACTGCAACCTCGCCGGCGCCTGCGGCCAGGTCGCCATCCGCTGCTTCTTCTACGACTCCTACTCGCGCTGCCTCAACGGAAGCATCTTGGACGGCCTCCACATGGGCCTCGACTCCTACGCGGACGACCTCATCACCGCGGGCTCGCACGACGAGCAGAGCCTCGGCGCCAGCATCCTCGTCGCGCTCGCCGAGTCCGACCGTTTCGCCGACGCCACGCTCCGCAGGATCGGTGTTTCCGCGCCCACCATCGAGCGCCTCATCGAGATGCTCAGCTGGAAGGGCGCCTCGGAGCGGGACGTCCGGCGCTCGGCCGCCGTCGTCATGTCCATGCTCACCGGGAGGAAGCACATCGCGCTACGCGTCACCGGCATTCCCGGTGCCATCGAGTCCGTCGCGTCGCTGCTCTACGCAGACCTCGACGAGCTCAACATCCTCGGTCTCTCCATCCTCAACAAGCTGGCTCACGATCACGACAACTGCGACAAGATCGGCAAGACCAGGGGCCTCCTCGACAAGATCATCTCCTACTCCAACATCGACCATGCGCTGGCGGAGACGACGCCCAGGGACATGAGAATCAAGTCGGTGAAGCAGTCGCTGAGCGTGGTGAAGAGGCTGGCCAGCACGACGGGGAACACCGGGAAGCTGCTTCGACGGGAGCTCACCGACATCGTCTTCACCGTGAGCAACATCAGGGAGGTCCTGCAGCGGCGCGACAAGAAGGTCCAGTTGGAGCTGCACCAGATGGCCATCGAGATACTCACGAGTCTCGCCATGGACGATGAGGCCAGGGAGATTATCGGCGAGACGGGGAGTGTGGTCAGCGTGCTGGTCGCCATGTTCTTGCCGGCGGGGTTTCCGACGAAGGAGTGCCAACACACGGACGCTGTCCGAGTGGAAGCCGGTGAGGCGCTCGCGATGCTGGCCCTCGAGAACAAGAAGAACTGCGGGGAGATCATAATGGCTCTCGGCGGAGGGGTCGGGCGGCTCGTCGACGCGCTGAAGGACCCCGTCGTCATAGTAGGCGCCGCCAGGATCATGCGCAACTTGTGCTCCTACGCCGGCGACGAGTGGCAGATCCCGCTGAGAGGGGTCACCACCGGCGCCGCCAAGGTGCTTAGGTCCATCACGGTGGAGAAGGCCAAGATCCTCAGCATCTTCATCGGGCTGGCGGCGCAGATGCTCCGGTTCATGGAGCCGGCGGAACTCCGCGCGAGGCTCGCCGCGGCGAGGGTTGTGGACGCGGTGCTGGCAAGGACGCTGGTGCAGGTGCTGAGGGACTACAGCCGCCCGTCCATGGACGTGCCCCGGATCCGGCGGTACACCATCGAGCTCGCCGTGGCCATGATGCGGTTGGACGCGCGCTACGTGGCCCTGTTCGTGGAGCTCGGGATGGAGAGCGAGCTGAGGAGCGTTGCGGGGACCACCTCGCAGCTGGAGTGCTTCAACGTCTTCTCCGGGAGCGTCGGGCTCAGCCGCCGCGCCACCAGCATCCGCTCCCTCGTCACGTCGGCGTTGGAGCTGATGAACAAGGACTGGAATTAA